One Halobaculum sp. CBA1158 DNA segment encodes these proteins:
- a CDS encoding FAD-dependent oxidoreductase, giving the protein MSDSPKVVVAGAGLAGLVAARHLAEGGADVTVYERRGEVGGRVRSRREDGFTLDRGFQVLFTGYPAVRRELDLEALDLREFRPGAVICSGEAGTRSVLSDPVRDPRSLLESLFNRRVTTTDKLRTLALRQDLRGRDESWFFAGPDASIREYLREWGFSRKYVENFVAPFYGGITLDRSLSTSKHVFAYTFRALSAGEIAVPAAGMGAVSEQLRARAEAAGAEVVTGEGVEGIDRDGDDGGRDDGVTVETTERAVGADAAVVATDPRTARDLTDVEAIPTDGVPSTTQYYRLPDSVPISTGRKILLNADGPSPNVVVPLTDVAPEYAPDGEQLLCATFLGEPSLDRDAADLAADTRAALDAWYPERSVDRLEPIRTDRIAFAQFAQPPGVHPELPDTTDPEGPVYLAGDYTEWSSIQGAMESGRLAADAASDRPV; this is encoded by the coding sequence ATGTCGGATTCGCCGAAGGTCGTCGTCGCGGGCGCGGGGCTGGCCGGACTCGTCGCGGCCCGTCACCTCGCCGAAGGGGGTGCGGACGTCACTGTGTATGAGCGCCGCGGCGAGGTGGGCGGCCGCGTTCGCTCGCGCCGCGAGGACGGCTTCACGCTCGACCGCGGCTTTCAGGTGCTGTTCACCGGCTACCCGGCCGTCCGGCGGGAACTCGACCTCGAGGCGCTCGACCTCAGGGAGTTCCGTCCCGGCGCGGTCATCTGCTCGGGCGAGGCCGGCACCCGGAGCGTGCTCTCGGACCCGGTACGGGATCCGCGCTCGCTCCTCGAGTCGCTGTTCAACCGTCGGGTGACGACGACCGACAAGCTCCGGACGCTCGCGCTGCGGCAGGACCTCCGCGGACGCGACGAGTCGTGGTTCTTCGCCGGTCCCGACGCCTCGATCCGGGAGTACCTCCGCGAGTGGGGGTTCTCGCGCAAGTACGTCGAGAACTTCGTCGCCCCGTTCTACGGCGGCATCACGCTCGACCGATCGCTGTCGACGTCCAAGCACGTGTTCGCGTACACCTTCCGCGCGCTCTCGGCGGGCGAGATCGCGGTGCCGGCGGCGGGGATGGGCGCGGTCTCCGAGCAGCTTCGCGCCCGCGCCGAGGCCGCCGGAGCCGAGGTCGTCACCGGCGAGGGCGTCGAGGGGATCGACCGCGACGGCGACGACGGGGGTCGGGACGACGGCGTCACCGTCGAGACGACGGAGCGCGCCGTCGGGGCCGACGCCGCGGTCGTCGCGACCGACCCCCGGACGGCCCGGGACCTGACCGACGTGGAGGCGATCCCGACCGACGGCGTCCCCTCGACGACGCAGTACTACCGCCTACCCGATTCGGTTCCGATCTCGACCGGGCGAAAGATCCTCCTCAACGCCGACGGCCCGTCGCCGAACGTGGTCGTTCCTCTGACCGATGTCGCCCCCGAGTACGCGCCCGACGGCGAGCAGCTGCTGTGTGCGACGTTCCTGGGCGAGCCGTCGCTCGACCGCGACGCCGCCGACCTCGCGGCCGACACACGGGCGGCGCTGGACGCGTGGTATCCCGAACGCAGCGTCGACCGACTGGAGCCGATCCGCACCGATCGGATCGCGTTCGCGCAGTTCGCCCAGCCCCCCGGCGTTCACCCGGAACTTCCGGACACGACCGACCCCGAGGGGCCGGTGTATCTCGCGGGCGACTACACGGAGTGGTCGTCGATTCAGGGCGCGATGGAGAGCGGCCGGCTCGCGGCCGACGCGGCGTCGGACAGACCGGTCTGA
- a CDS encoding NAD-binding protein: MAWIPWSSRYDDLSRRSRLIIYYLFGLTALVLTYTVIYNTGMSVLEGRPQSIFRSFQTVTETMTTTGYGADSPWESPWMNLFMVFMQLSGIGVGFFTLRVIVIPLFTGAEIDLDSRLSPKHDHVIVCEYRRDSAVLLDELEQLGIDYVLISSDEEEAIDLSDEGYSAIHGSPQESSAFERASIGNARAVITDADEANVDTILTIRSLRPDVEIITLTDDSSLRDVLLASGSDSVVSPRAVLGQRLARKAMSLYTSELHDTVGVAEGLEVTEISVSRGSSLDGVSIRNSRIRERTGANVVGAWIDGELQLPPDPDSVIGPNTVLLVSGDHEALEELGETARPVRPRGRDEGVVIAGLGEVGNAALSVVEGEPSVPVTTVDVVDGPGVDVVGDVSTREVLREAGVEDAGVILVCVPDDSAALLTAVLARSLNPDIEILVRMSDAKATTKALRAGADYVLSVPRISARMVARELRGEDVIGAGSQIRIDRVSAEPFAGKTLADSGIYERTGCRVIAVERGGDLTMSLDPDRRIEADDRLVIVGTDEAVRRFLTVFDVSSRPIEE, translated from the coding sequence ATGGCCTGGATCCCGTGGTCGTCGCGATACGACGACCTCTCACGCCGGAGTCGGCTCATCATCTACTACCTGTTCGGACTGACCGCGCTCGTGCTGACGTACACGGTCATCTACAACACCGGAATGAGCGTACTGGAGGGACGGCCGCAGTCGATCTTCCGGTCGTTCCAGACGGTCACGGAGACGATGACGACGACCGGGTACGGTGCCGACTCGCCGTGGGAGTCGCCGTGGATGAACCTCTTCATGGTGTTCATGCAGCTCAGCGGCATCGGCGTCGGCTTTTTCACCCTCCGGGTGATCGTGATTCCGCTGTTCACCGGCGCGGAGATCGACCTCGACAGCCGGCTGTCGCCCAAGCACGACCACGTGATCGTCTGCGAGTACCGCCGCGACTCCGCGGTGCTGCTCGACGAGCTCGAACAGCTCGGCATCGACTACGTGCTCATCTCCTCCGACGAGGAGGAGGCGATCGACCTCTCGGACGAGGGCTACTCCGCGATCCACGGCTCCCCGCAGGAGAGTTCGGCGTTCGAGCGCGCGAGCATCGGGAACGCTCGGGCGGTCATCACCGACGCCGACGAGGCGAACGTGGACACCATCCTCACGATTCGGTCGCTCCGCCCCGACGTGGAGATCATCACGCTGACCGACGACAGTTCCCTGCGGGACGTACTGCTCGCCAGCGGCTCCGACAGCGTCGTCTCACCGCGTGCGGTCCTCGGGCAACGCCTCGCGCGGAAGGCGATGTCGCTGTACACCTCGGAGCTCCACGACACGGTCGGCGTCGCCGAGGGACTGGAGGTGACGGAGATCTCCGTCAGCCGGGGGAGTTCTCTCGACGGCGTCAGCATCCGGAACTCGCGCATCCGCGAGCGGACGGGCGCAAACGTCGTGGGCGCGTGGATCGACGGCGAGCTCCAACTCCCGCCCGATCCCGATTCGGTCATCGGTCCGAACACGGTCCTGCTCGTGTCCGGCGACCACGAGGCGCTGGAGGAACTCGGGGAGACGGCCCGACCGGTGCGCCCCCGCGGCCGCGACGAGGGCGTCGTCATCGCGGGGCTCGGGGAGGTCGGGAACGCGGCGCTGTCGGTGGTCGAAGGCGAGCCCAGCGTACCGGTGACGACCGTCGACGTGGTCGATGGACCCGGCGTGGACGTGGTCGGCGACGTGTCGACCCGCGAGGTCCTCCGCGAGGCGGGCGTCGAGGACGCCGGTGTCATCCTGGTGTGTGTCCCGGACGACTCGGCTGCGCTGTTGACCGCCGTACTCGCGCGGTCGCTGAACCCCGACATCGAGATACTCGTACGGATGAGCGACGCGAAGGCGACGACGAAGGCGCTTCGCGCGGGCGCTGACTACGTGCTCTCGGTACCCCGGATCAGCGCCCGGATGGTGGCCCGAGAACTCCGCGGCGAGGACGTGATCGGCGCGGGCAGCCAGATCCGGATCGACCGCGTGTCCGCCGAGCCGTTCGCGGGGAAGACGCTCGCCGACAGCGGCATCTACGAGCGGACCGGCTGTCGCGTCATCGCGGTCGAGCGCGGCGGCGACCTGACGATGAGCCTCGACCCCGACCGGCGGATCGAGGCGGACGACCGGCTGGTGATCGTGGGGACCGACGAGGCGGTCCGGCGGTTCCTCACGGTGTTCGACGTGTCGTCGAGGCCCATCGAGGAGTGA
- a CDS encoding TrkH family potassium uptake protein has translation MVSLPSAHVDYRVSVASVGTVLKYIGVTPLFPLALALYYGEDPLPFVATSVVMVGAGTLMERVRGDGELGNREGFLLVSLAWLLVPAAGTVPYLVAGTGTVASPVNALFESMSGFTTTGATVLGEISIERHGRAILMWRQLTQWLGGMGILVLMVAILPQLSVGGAQIMREEAPGLSLEKLTPRIQETARALWGIYAGFTLLAAVVYYVLFLAGVAPNMDLYNAVAHALTTLPTGGFSPEARSAEAFAPAVQWAMMPFMIVAGTNFALFWYVLRGEPRRLIDNVEFRGYLLAMVAFGTVVSALLFLGVGLAETPANVDPIPGNLENALRQGLFQVLAIVTTTGYASMDFNTWEPSAQTILLFAYFLGGSAGSAAGSIKIVRWVLVRKEIGRALFTSVHPEAVRPIRLTTEVVEDDTVRDVFVFIVLFLLLFALSTVLLYLDSLRTAGLSLSGLEAMSVAIATLGNVGPGFGPVGPMNSFLPFSVPAKLYMVFLMWIGRLEVLSVLVVFTPAFWSR, from the coding sequence ATGGTCAGTCTGCCAAGCGCCCACGTCGACTACCGGGTAAGCGTCGCCTCCGTCGGGACGGTCCTCAAATACATCGGCGTCACCCCGCTGTTCCCGCTGGCGCTCGCGCTGTATTACGGTGAGGACCCGCTGCCGTTCGTGGCGACGAGCGTCGTCATGGTCGGTGCGGGGACCCTCATGGAGCGCGTCCGCGGCGACGGCGAACTCGGAAACCGGGAGGGGTTTCTCCTGGTCAGCCTCGCGTGGCTGCTCGTGCCGGCGGCGGGGACTGTGCCGTACCTCGTCGCCGGGACTGGAACCGTCGCGAGCCCGGTCAACGCCCTCTTCGAGAGCATGAGCGGCTTCACGACGACGGGCGCGACCGTCCTCGGGGAGATCTCGATCGAGCGCCACGGGCGCGCGATCCTCATGTGGCGACAGCTCACCCAGTGGCTCGGCGGGATGGGGATCCTCGTGTTGATGGTCGCCATCCTCCCGCAGCTGTCGGTCGGCGGGGCGCAGATCATGCGCGAGGAAGCGCCCGGCCTGTCGCTGGAGAAGCTGACGCCGCGGATCCAGGAGACGGCGCGCGCGCTGTGGGGGATCTACGCCGGCTTCACGCTGCTTGCGGCCGTCGTCTATTACGTCCTGTTCCTGGCGGGCGTCGCGCCGAACATGGACCTCTACAACGCGGTCGCCCACGCGCTCACGACGCTGCCTACCGGGGGTTTCTCGCCGGAGGCCCGCAGCGCCGAGGCGTTCGCGCCGGCGGTCCAGTGGGCGATGATGCCGTTCATGATCGTCGCCGGGACGAACTTCGCGCTGTTCTGGTACGTCCTGCGCGGGGAACCCCGCAGGCTGATTGACAACGTCGAGTTCCGCGGATACCTCCTCGCGATGGTTGCGTTCGGGACGGTCGTCTCGGCGCTGTTGTTCCTCGGCGTCGGCCTCGCCGAGACGCCCGCGAACGTCGATCCGATCCCGGGGAACCTCGAGAACGCGCTCCGACAGGGCCTGTTTCAGGTGCTCGCGATCGTCACAACGACCGGGTACGCGAGCATGGACTTCAACACGTGGGAGCCCTCCGCGCAGACGATCCTCCTGTTCGCGTACTTCCTCGGCGGGTCCGCGGGGTCTGCCGCCGGGTCGATCAAGATCGTCCGCTGGGTGCTCGTCCGAAAGGAGATCGGGCGGGCGCTTTTCACCTCCGTTCACCCCGAGGCCGTCAGGCCGATCCGGCTCACTACGGAGGTCGTCGAGGACGACACCGTCCGGGACGTGTTCGTGTTCATCGTACTGTTTCTCCTGCTGTTCGCGCTCTCGACGGTCCTGCTGTACCTCGACAGCCTCCGTACCGCGGGTCTGTCCCTGTCCGGACTGGAGGCGATGAGCGTCGCGATCGCGACGCTCGGGAACGTCGGCCCGGGCTTCGGTCCCGTCGGGCCGATGAACAGCTTCCTGCCGTTTTCCGTTCCGGCGAAGCTCTACATGGTGTTCCTGATGTGGATCGGACGGCTGGAGGTGCTCTCGGTGCTGGTCGTGTTCACGCCGGCGTTCTGGAGTCGGTGA
- a CDS encoding metal-dependent transcriptional regulator produces MLSDVMEDYLKAIYVLQMEDGPPVSTSAIAERVGKTPPTVTSMLETLAEHGLVEREKYKGAELTDEGRTVALEVLRHHRLLEAYLAEHLDYSWSEVHDEADALEHHISEEFERRVAEALGDPAVDPHGDPIPSADLTPPAESDAMPLTDFGVGGRVVIARVSDRDDDELEYLEDAGITPGTVVEVRDIAPFGMVTVAIVGDSTEPDPDDDGHDREQSLPEAIAAGVRVRPLDDASDAVTANEGVGGA; encoded by the coding sequence ATGTTGAGCGACGTGATGGAGGACTACCTGAAGGCTATCTACGTCCTCCAGATGGAGGACGGGCCGCCGGTGTCGACTTCGGCAATCGCCGAGCGAGTGGGCAAGACCCCGCCGACCGTGACGAGCATGCTGGAGACGCTGGCCGAGCACGGCCTCGTCGAGCGCGAGAAGTACAAGGGTGCGGAGCTGACCGACGAGGGGCGAACGGTCGCGCTGGAGGTGCTCCGGCACCACCGGCTGCTGGAGGCGTACCTCGCGGAGCACCTCGATTACTCCTGGAGCGAGGTGCACGACGAGGCGGACGCCCTCGAACACCACATCAGCGAGGAGTTCGAGCGCCGCGTCGCCGAGGCGCTGGGCGATCCCGCGGTCGACCCGCACGGCGATCCCATCCCGAGCGCCGACCTCACGCCGCCCGCCGAGAGCGACGCGATGCCGCTCACCGACTTCGGAGTCGGCGGTCGGGTCGTCATCGCGCGGGTCAGCGACCGCGACGACGACGAGTTGGAGTACCTCGAGGACGCCGGGATCACTCCCGGAACAGTCGTCGAGGTGCGGGACATCGCGCCGTTCGGGATGGTGACTGTGGCGATCGTCGGCGATAGCACGGAACCCGACCCCGACGACGACGGCCACGACCGCGAACAGAGTCTGCCGGAGGCGATCGCCGCGGGCGTCCGTGTTCGGCCGCTCGACGACGCAAGCGACGCGGTGACGGCGAACGAGGGTGTCGGCGGCGCGTGA
- a CDS encoding Lrp/AsnC family transcriptional regulator, with protein sequence MGYRLDQIDRRIIYELMRDARNTSAPAIADQVNVSPGTIRNRINQLEEHGIIRNYTVGVDFERADGYLTNLYVCTVPVSERKPLARDAGSVPGVINVRELMTGRRNLHVLAVGEDTEALRRITRALSKLGIEVEDETLVEAETTGPFGPFGPDDGVAIDDATDFISLAGDANVVDVTAQAGAPIVGLTLAEAVREGVLDDDALVVAVERDDRVLTPHGTTEVRPDDIVTVLSRSGDTAGVVEAFVTDADRES encoded by the coding sequence ATGGGGTACCGTCTCGACCAGATCGATCGGCGTATCATCTACGAGCTGATGCGCGACGCACGAAACACGTCCGCCCCGGCGATCGCAGACCAGGTGAACGTCTCGCCGGGGACTATCCGAAACCGGATCAACCAGCTCGAGGAACACGGCATCATCCGCAACTACACCGTCGGCGTCGACTTCGAGCGGGCGGACGGCTATCTGACGAACCTCTACGTTTGCACGGTACCGGTCTCCGAGCGGAAGCCGCTGGCGCGGGACGCCGGATCCGTCCCCGGGGTTATCAACGTCCGCGAGCTGATGACCGGTCGCCGGAACCTCCACGTGCTGGCCGTCGGCGAGGACACCGAGGCACTCCGTCGTATCACACGGGCGCTCTCGAAGCTCGGTATCGAGGTCGAGGACGAGACGCTCGTGGAGGCCGAGACCACCGGACCGTTCGGTCCCTTCGGACCCGACGACGGCGTCGCGATCGACGACGCCACGGACTTCATCAGCCTTGCGGGCGACGCCAACGTCGTCGACGTGACCGCCCAGGCGGGCGCACCGATCGTCGGGCTCACGCTGGCCGAGGCGGTCCGCGAGGGGGTCCTCGACGACGACGCGCTCGTCGTCGCCGTCGAGCGCGACGACAGGGTGCTGACCCCGCACGGGACGACCGAGGTCCGTCCGGACGACATCGTCACGGTGCTGTCCCGCAGCGGCGACACCGCCGGCGTGGTCGAGGCGTTCGTGACGGACGCGGACCGCGAGAGCTGA
- a CDS encoding pyridoxal-phosphate dependent enzyme, which translates to MQTTDAFDGLACTGCEETFGVGEHGRCPDCGAPLTPTYDLDAVDPAAFGDRDAPGQYRFGDLLAFPVESAITAGEGDTPLVRTDRLADELGVAAAFVKDEGRNPTGTFVDRGMSPAVTAAAERGLEPLALAAAGNAGQSAAAYAGRTDLRSYAFVPSRTAFSNKAMVNVHGGDMRVVGGRYGDAADAVGEQLAAEYHSLQEFTTPYRHDGAKTLAYELLDAGRFDGDLPDAVVVPASTGELVVGVARGLRDLVELDLATEVPDVYAVQPAGCAPIATAHESGADTVEPWATPDTIVGEAEIDAPAGGDRALAALRSVDGATVTVEDDDALESAVTVAQSEVIEVGGAGGIALAGAWHLAETGDLTGEDELVIVNPDAGVKTPDVLRSHLMGKGI; encoded by the coding sequence ATGCAGACGACGGACGCGTTCGACGGGCTGGCGTGCACGGGCTGCGAGGAGACGTTCGGCGTCGGCGAGCACGGCCGCTGTCCCGACTGCGGCGCGCCGCTGACGCCGACGTACGACCTCGACGCGGTCGACCCCGCGGCGTTCGGCGACCGCGACGCCCCGGGGCAGTACCGCTTCGGCGACCTGCTCGCGTTCCCGGTGGAGTCGGCGATCACCGCGGGCGAGGGCGACACCCCGCTGGTGCGGACCGACCGTCTCGCCGACGAACTCGGCGTCGCGGCCGCGTTCGTGAAAGACGAGGGCCGCAACCCGACCGGAACGTTCGTCGACCGGGGAATGAGCCCCGCCGTCACCGCCGCCGCCGAGCGCGGACTGGAGCCGTTGGCGCTCGCCGCCGCCGGCAACGCCGGGCAGTCCGCCGCCGCCTACGCCGGCCGGACCGACCTCCGGTCGTACGCGTTCGTCCCCTCGCGCACGGCCTTCTCGAACAAGGCGATGGTGAACGTCCACGGCGGCGACATGCGCGTCGTCGGCGGGCGCTACGGCGACGCCGCCGACGCGGTCGGCGAGCAGCTGGCCGCCGAGTACCACTCCCTCCAGGAGTTCACGACGCCGTACCGCCACGACGGCGCGAAGACGCTCGCGTACGAACTGCTCGACGCCGGCAGGTTCGACGGCGACCTCCCCGACGCCGTCGTCGTTCCCGCGAGCACCGGCGAGTTGGTCGTCGGCGTCGCCCGCGGACTGCGCGACCTGGTCGAACTCGACCTCGCGACGGAGGTCCCGGACGTGTACGCCGTCCAGCCCGCCGGCTGCGCGCCGATCGCGACGGCCCACGAGTCCGGGGCCGACACCGTCGAGCCGTGGGCGACGCCGGACACGATCGTCGGCGAGGCCGAGATCGACGCCCCCGCCGGCGGCGACCGCGCGCTGGCGGCCCTTCGGTCGGTCGACGGCGCGACCGTGACCGTCGAGGACGACGACGCCCTCGAGAGCGCCGTCACGGTCGCGCAGTCGGAGGTCATCGAGGTCGGCGGCGCGGGCGGGATCGCCCTCGCGGGCGCGTGGCACCTCGCGGAGACGGGCGATCTCACGGGCGAAGACGAGCTCGTGATCGTCAACCCCGACGCCGGCGTGAAGACGCCCGACGTGCTCCGCAGTCACCTCATGGGGAAAGGGATCTGA